Within Streptomyces sp. SS1-1, the genomic segment CCTGCCGGTCCAGGCGCAGGGCGACGGGCACGCCGGCCCGGTCGAAGAGGTCGCGGACCTGCTCGAACCAGGGCAGCAGATTGCCCCGGCCCCAGGCGCGCCAGCCGCTCCAGTCGGCGAAGCGGCGGCCGTGCGCGTCGACCGCCACCTCGGCCATGGCGTCGCGCAGACCGCTCAGGTCCAGCCGCCAGCGCACCGCGGTGTCCACCAGGGCACGCCGCACGGGGTCGGGACTGGTCCCGGCGGTGAGTTCCCGCTCGAGCGCGTCGATCCACCGCCGCGTCCGTGCGGCCCGCTCGCCCGCGGTGGCCGTGCGGTCGTCGGCGAGGTCGTCGATGGCGTTGGCGGCGGCCCACAGGGCCCAGCAGGCGGGGCGCAGCGCGGCGGGCACGAGCTGGATCAGCGCGTACTCCGCCGGATCCTCGCGCCGGGTCCGGTCACGGCACAGCCGGTACGCCGACCGCAGCGCCGGGTCGTCACCGATCACCGCCGCTACGGACCTGGTCGAGCGGTGAGCCGTTCGCGGGGCATGCCGCCGCCGGCCTGAGAAGGTGAAGGACACGCAGTTCCCAACGACAGCGGCCCGCCGAGGTTTTTCCGCTGGTCAACGGGGCGTGTGTGGGGGTGAGTTGTCGGGAGGTCGCAGGCGGCGCCCGGGGGTACGGGCAGCGTCCGGGGCGCCCCGGGTGCCGTCACGCCGGTCCGCCGGTCCGCCGGGACGGCCTCGTCAGATCCAGCCCCGGCGCGTCGCCTCCATCGCCAGTTGGAAGCGGGTCTGGGCGCCGAAGCGGCGCAGGAGCCTGGTGATGTGGCGTTGTACCGTGCGTTCGCTCCAGCCCAGGGCGCGGCCCGCCGACTTGTCGGTGGCTCCCGACGCCAGCAGGGTCAGCAGCTTCTCCTCCTCCGGCGTCAACCGGTCGGCCACGTCCTCGGCCGTGGGCGGTGCCGACGGCCTGATCTGCACGCTCCGTTCCCACATCGCCTCGAACAGGGCGACCAGCGCGTCGAGCAGGGGCGACGGGTGGATGACGTACGAGGCGGTCACCGCGTTGTCACCGGGGCGCAGGAGCGGAAGCATGGCGATCCGCTCGTCGGATATCGCGAGCTTGGTCGGCAGTCCCGTGGCGATACGGGCCTGCTCCCCCAGCCGTATCCCCGCCGACACGTCCTCCAGCCACCCCGGCAGCTCAAGGACCGAACTGTCGTACAGCACGCGGTATTTGATGCCTCTGGCGAGCAGTTCGAGTTCGACCGGGTTGGGTTCGGAGTGGCCGGCCGCCGCGGCGTACGGCGGGCAGTCGAAGCCCCGTACCTGCGTGCGGGACGCGCGCTGCACCTGCGCCCAGTTCCGGTTGACCTCGTCGCGGCCCGAGATGACCTCCACGAGTTCACCGGGATGCGCGAACCGGCTGCCCGCGCGGTACAGGGACATCAGGCCCGAGAGATGGGAGCGCACGCCGTTCAACGCCCGTTCCCGCTCCCGCAGTACGGCCTCCAGGGCGCTGTCGGGCGGCAGCGCGGCATAGACGACGGGGCGTCCCTGCGCGGTCGAGGCGAGACCGAGGTCGACCAGTGACCGCAGGGCGCGGCTGGTGACGCGCAAAGGGAGGTTGCAGTCCGCCGCGAGGTCGGCGGCGGTGGCGCGGGTCCTTCGGATCAGGGCGTCGTACACGGCTTCGTCCCGCTCGTCCAGGCCGATCGACTCGAGCACGGCGTGTGCCCTCGCTTCCTGTCCTCAACACCTGTCGTCTTCCCGCCGGCTGACGGAAAGTCGCCGCCGGACGATCTTGTCAGGAGTTCCGGCCGGATGTCAGCGTTCTCGAGCCACGTGATCGGCTCGACCCCACGGCGCGGACACGCGTCGCAGAAGGAGTGCCCCCATGCCGTTCCCGGCCCGTCCGCCCCGCGGGCAACACCGGTACAGATCGCTGTTGTCCGTGCTCGGCATATGCGCCACCGCTCTGACCGCCGCTCCTGCGATGGCGCAGGACTCACCTTCTCCCGCGTCCGCCACGACGGCCGCACGATCGAAGATCGACCCCACGCTGCTCAAGCGGATGAACGCCGCCGAAGCACGCGGCGACGGACGCGTCGAGGCGGCCGTCGTCCTGCGGGGGAGCAGCCCGAAGCTCGCCTCGGACGCCTCCGGCGCGGAGGTGCGCCGCGCGCTCGCCCGGGACACGGAGACCGTCCAGGCTCCGGTCGCCGACCTGGTGGAGGCCCGGGGCGACCGGGTGCTCAACACGTTCTGGCTCAAGAACATGGTGCTGGTGAAGGTTACGCCGGACACGCTGCGCGAACTCGCGGCGCTCTCCCCCGTCGAGCGGGTCATCCCCAACTTCACCCTGGAGACCCCGCCCGGCGAGACCGTGGACAAGGGCGCCAAGGCCGTCGCCCGTGCCACGGC encodes:
- a CDS encoding helix-turn-helix transcriptional regulator, giving the protein MLESIGLDERDEAVYDALIRRTRATAADLAADCNLPLRVTSRALRSLVDLGLASTAQGRPVVYAALPPDSALEAVLRERERALNGVRSHLSGLMSLYRAGSRFAHPGELVEVISGRDEVNRNWAQVQRASRTQVRGFDCPPYAAAAGHSEPNPVELELLARGIKYRVLYDSSVLELPGWLEDVSAGIRLGEQARIATGLPTKLAISDERIAMLPLLRPGDNAVTASYVIHPSPLLDALVALFEAMWERSVQIRPSAPPTAEDVADRLTPEEEKLLTLLASGATDKSAGRALGWSERTVQRHITRLLRRFGAQTRFQLAMEATRRGWI